In Cumulibacter manganitolerans, a single genomic region encodes these proteins:
- the ctaJ gene encoding aa3-type cytochrome oxidase subunit CtaJ produces the protein MSLVHALLLFVGGPAVVLALCYLLAYVTSRDTASAGTYKLGEEWHQPLWFVGHPREGAAVHRPAHAIEAGPEHAPSATMVGGASGTW, from the coding sequence ATGAGCCTCGTTCACGCCCTCCTGCTGTTCGTCGGCGGTCCGGCCGTCGTTCTCGCGCTGTGCTACCTGCTGGCCTACGTGACCTCGCGCGACACCGCGTCCGCGGGCACCTACAAGCTCGGCGAGGAGTGGCATCAGCCGCTGTGGTTCGTCGGCCACCCGCGCGAAGGCGCGGCGGTACATCGTCCGGCCCACGCGATCGAGGCCGGCCCTGAGCACGCCCCGTCGGCCACCATGGTCGGCGGCGCGAGCGGCACCTGGTAA
- a CDS encoding beta-ketoacyl-[acyl-carrier-protein] synthase family protein: MMESRDGRRVVITGLGVLAPCGTGVEAFWEGLGKPAEPAVERTIDDFDPQAYGLKYAEARRLDRFAQLAYAAGKMAIEHAFGDEGLARYDEWRRGVVMGTGIGGAYAWENNAQVLTTKGEKGVSPLTVPMVMPNAGAAAVSMRLGLRGPVETIATACASGTHSIAAGAKLVASGRCDVVLAGGSESCQTGVMRGGFNNMKATSPTGISRPFDVARDGFCSAEAAGILVLEEYEAAKARDATIYAEVLGSGSTADAHHITAPDPGGDGAFNCMRLALEDAGVDPSAITQVNAHGTSTPLNDAAESAAVARMFGTAPGPAMTSIKGVTGHSLGAAGAIEGVALALSYLHKKIPPTMGTTEVDPKIEADIVLEWRDWEPAPALSNSFAFGGHNGSIVLGPI; the protein is encoded by the coding sequence ATGATGGAGTCACGCGACGGACGCCGCGTCGTCATCACCGGGCTCGGGGTGCTCGCACCGTGCGGCACGGGCGTGGAGGCCTTCTGGGAGGGCCTGGGCAAGCCCGCCGAGCCGGCGGTCGAGCGCACCATCGACGACTTCGATCCGCAGGCCTACGGACTGAAGTACGCCGAGGCCCGCCGCCTGGATCGGTTCGCCCAGCTGGCCTACGCAGCCGGCAAGATGGCGATCGAGCACGCGTTCGGCGACGAAGGGTTGGCGCGGTACGACGAGTGGCGCCGCGGCGTCGTGATGGGTACCGGCATCGGCGGCGCGTACGCCTGGGAGAACAACGCCCAGGTCCTCACCACCAAGGGCGAGAAGGGCGTCTCGCCGCTGACGGTGCCGATGGTGATGCCGAACGCCGGCGCCGCCGCGGTCTCGATGCGCCTCGGCCTGCGGGGACCGGTCGAGACGATCGCGACCGCGTGCGCCTCCGGCACCCACTCGATCGCCGCGGGTGCGAAGCTCGTCGCCTCCGGACGCTGTGACGTCGTCCTGGCCGGCGGGTCGGAGTCCTGCCAGACCGGCGTGATGCGCGGCGGCTTCAACAACATGAAGGCGACCAGCCCGACCGGCATCTCGCGGCCGTTCGACGTCGCGCGCGACGGCTTCTGCAGCGCTGAGGCTGCCGGCATCCTCGTCCTCGAGGAGTACGAGGCCGCGAAGGCGCGCGACGCCACGATCTACGCCGAGGTGCTCGGCAGCGGGTCCACCGCGGACGCGCACCACATCACGGCCCCGGACCCCGGCGGCGACGGCGCGTTCAACTGCATGCGCCTGGCGCTCGAGGACGCCGGGGTGGACCCGTCGGCGATTACCCAGGTGAACGCGCACGGCACCTCCACGCCGCTGAACGACGCCGCGGAGAGCGCCGCGGTCGCGCGCATGTTCGGTACCGCGCCCGGTCCCGCCATGACGTCGATCAAGGGCGTCACCGGTCACTCGCTCGGCGCGGCCGGTGCCATCGAGGGGGTGGCGCTCGCCCTGTCGTACCTGCACAAGAAGATCCCGCCGACGATGGGCACCACCGAGGTGGACCCGAAGATCGAGGCCGACATCGTGCTCGAGTGGCGTGACTGGGAGCCCGCCCCGGCGCTGAGCAACAGCTTCGCCTTCGGCGGTCACAACGGCTCGATCGTCCTCGGCCCGATCTGA
- a CDS encoding amidase, with protein MSSLHDLSALEQAAAVARREISPVELVEHYLDRIDRHNDTVGAFVTLTADAARTGAKDAERAVREGADLPLLHGVPTGIKDLSNVAGVRTTCGTALMRDFVAPETDEAIQRIFDGGMISLGKTQTPEFGFPCWTINDVGPTARTPWDLGRLASGSSGGAAAAVASGLLPMAQGSDGGGSVRSPAAACGLVGLKTSRGRITSARVDPAGLGVMGPLARTVEDAAAFLDITAGPGRSDAIWAPPLPPGRTFRDAVRSSPGRLRIGRYVDPVIPGAVVAPEVRAAWEATSALLESLGHDVEDIEAPIDPSGIEEFVKVWALGATTLPFDDEQAAHLKPLTRWLRAQGMALSGQQAMLAHIAMGEAGRSVVRRLAPYDVVLCPVTTDVARPVDWYGDDPAEDFERQKRYSAFTSIYNVSGQPAISLPLHMSSQGLPIGMMLVGRPADEWTLLSVAAQLEQAAPWRERVPPIWNDDTIG; from the coding sequence ATGTCATCCCTTCACGATCTCAGCGCGCTCGAGCAGGCCGCTGCCGTCGCGCGGCGTGAGATCTCGCCGGTCGAGCTGGTCGAGCACTACCTGGACCGGATCGACCGGCACAACGACACGGTCGGCGCCTTCGTCACGCTGACGGCGGACGCCGCGCGGACCGGCGCGAAGGACGCGGAGCGCGCGGTGCGCGAGGGTGCCGACCTGCCGCTGCTGCACGGCGTGCCCACCGGCATCAAAGACCTGTCGAACGTCGCCGGCGTCCGGACGACCTGCGGCACCGCGCTCATGCGCGACTTCGTCGCCCCGGAGACCGACGAGGCGATCCAGCGGATCTTCGACGGCGGGATGATCAGCCTCGGGAAGACCCAGACCCCCGAGTTCGGCTTTCCCTGCTGGACCATCAACGACGTCGGCCCCACCGCCCGGACGCCGTGGGACCTCGGCCGGCTGGCCAGCGGATCCTCCGGCGGCGCCGCCGCCGCGGTGGCGTCGGGGCTGCTGCCGATGGCCCAGGGCTCCGACGGCGGCGGGTCGGTCCGCAGCCCGGCGGCCGCCTGCGGTCTGGTGGGGCTGAAGACGTCCCGCGGCCGGATCACCAGCGCCCGGGTCGACCCGGCCGGGCTCGGCGTGATGGGGCCGCTGGCGCGCACGGTCGAGGACGCCGCGGCCTTCCTCGACATCACGGCCGGTCCCGGGCGGTCGGACGCGATCTGGGCGCCGCCGCTGCCGCCCGGGCGGACGTTCCGTGACGCGGTGCGCTCGTCGCCGGGCCGGCTGCGCATCGGGCGCTACGTCGACCCGGTCATCCCGGGCGCGGTCGTGGCGCCCGAGGTGCGCGCGGCGTGGGAGGCGACCTCGGCGCTGCTGGAGTCGCTGGGCCACGACGTCGAGGACATCGAGGCGCCCATCGACCCCAGCGGCATCGAGGAGTTCGTCAAGGTCTGGGCGCTCGGGGCGACCACGCTGCCGTTCGACGACGAGCAGGCGGCGCACCTGAAGCCGCTGACCCGGTGGCTGCGCGCGCAGGGCATGGCGCTGAGCGGTCAGCAGGCGATGCTCGCCCACATCGCGATGGGGGAGGCCGGGCGATCGGTCGTGCGGCGGCTCGCGCCGTACGACGTTGTGCTGTGCCCGGTGACCACGGACGTCGCCCGCCCCGTCGACTGGTATGGAGACGACCCGGCCGAGGACTTCGAGCGGCAGAAGCGGTACTCGGCGTTCACGTCCATCTACAACGTCTCCGGACAGCCCGCCATCAGCCTGCCGCTGCACATGAGCTCGCAAGGACTGCCGATAGGCATGATGCTGGTGGGACGACCGGCCGACGAGTGGACGCTGCTCTCGGTCGCCGCGCAGCTCGAGCAGGCGGCGCCGTGGCGCGAGCGCGTACCGCCGATATGGAACGACGACACGATCGGCTAG
- a CDS encoding acyl-CoA thioesterase: MAQTYDYQVQLRWSDADRQGHINNGKFATYAEDARIEWFEHLPGREANVPSSGLILARQEIDYHRQVLTQGEPGKRMVMKCATLSVGRTSARIREELWGEEDTSPACTVTCVLVNFDYESGRPSPWSDAERSWIESFTAQED; encoded by the coding sequence ATGGCACAGACCTACGACTACCAGGTGCAGCTGCGCTGGTCGGACGCCGACCGGCAGGGACACATCAACAACGGCAAGTTCGCCACCTACGCCGAGGACGCGCGCATCGAGTGGTTCGAGCACCTGCCCGGACGCGAGGCCAACGTGCCGAGCTCCGGGCTCATCCTGGCCCGCCAGGAGATCGACTACCACCGCCAGGTGCTCACCCAGGGCGAGCCCGGCAAGCGCATGGTGATGAAGTGCGCGACCCTGTCGGTGGGACGCACCTCCGCCCGCATCCGCGAGGAGCTGTGGGGCGAGGAGGACACCTCCCCGGCCTGCACCGTCACCTGCGTCCTGGTCAACTTCGACTACGAGTCCGGCCGGCCGAGCCCGTGGAGCGACGCCGAGCGTTCCTGGATCGAGTCGTTCACGGCCCAGGAGGACTGA
- a CDS encoding kynureninase, which yields MPTNDAPPYELSRDFARALDAQNPLRAHRELFVRDDATVYLDGNSLGRLPRATADRLATVVRDEWGRDLIQSWPRWLERCTTVADRLGRAVLGVDPGQVALADSTTVSLFKVLSAAIGLRPGRRTILIEADSFPTDHYVVQGLARQHGMRVVVVQSDIDGGLSPAQVEAVLSDDVALACFCHVSYRSGALADMTAITALLHARGALAVWDLCHSAGAVRTPLAESDADFAVGCTYKYLNSGPGAPAFLYVRRDLISECDQPIWGWFGQADQFAMGQTYEPVETIERFLSGTPPMLGVTAVEEGVRTIADAGIEALETGGRLLTGYALKLTDEWLAPLGWRVASPRPAGRRGAHLTLHHAAAWQVNQALIARGIVPDFRTPDRLRLGMAPLTTSFEDVWAGFDAIREITHQREYERYPAERARVT from the coding sequence ATGCCGACCAACGACGCCCCGCCGTACGAGCTGTCACGGGATTTCGCGCGCGCCCTCGATGCGCAGAACCCGCTGCGGGCGCACCGCGAGCTGTTCGTGCGCGACGACGCGACCGTCTACCTCGACGGCAACAGCCTCGGCCGGCTGCCCCGCGCCACCGCCGACCGGCTGGCGACGGTCGTCCGCGACGAGTGGGGTCGTGACCTGATCCAGTCCTGGCCGCGCTGGCTGGAGCGCTGCACGACGGTCGCCGACCGGCTCGGCCGCGCGGTGCTGGGCGTCGACCCCGGGCAGGTCGCGCTGGCCGACTCCACCACCGTCAGCCTGTTCAAGGTGCTGAGCGCGGCGATCGGGCTGCGCCCCGGACGGCGGACCATCCTCATCGAGGCCGACTCCTTCCCGACCGACCACTACGTCGTGCAGGGCCTCGCGCGGCAGCACGGCATGCGCGTCGTGGTGGTGCAGAGCGACATCGACGGCGGCCTGAGCCCCGCCCAGGTGGAGGCGGTACTGAGCGACGACGTGGCGCTGGCCTGCTTCTGCCACGTCTCCTACCGCTCCGGTGCTCTCGCCGACATGACGGCGATCACCGCCCTGCTGCACGCGCGCGGGGCGCTCGCGGTGTGGGACCTGTGCCATTCTGCGGGCGCCGTCCGCACGCCGCTGGCCGAGTCGGACGCCGACTTCGCGGTCGGCTGCACCTACAAGTACCTCAACAGCGGCCCGGGGGCCCCGGCGTTCCTCTACGTGCGCCGCGACCTGATCAGCGAGTGCGACCAGCCGATCTGGGGCTGGTTCGGGCAGGCCGACCAGTTCGCGATGGGCCAGACGTACGAGCCGGTCGAGACGATCGAGCGATTCCTGTCGGGGACGCCGCCGATGCTCGGGGTGACGGCCGTCGAGGAAGGCGTACGGACCATCGCGGACGCCGGCATCGAGGCGCTCGAAACCGGCGGGCGGCTGCTCACAGGGTATGCGCTCAAGCTGACCGACGAGTGGCTCGCCCCGCTCGGCTGGCGCGTCGCCTCGCCCCGGCCGGCCGGACGCCGCGGTGCGCACCTGACGCTGCATCACGCGGCGGCCTGGCAGGTCAACCAGGCACTCATCGCGCGGGGCATCGTGCCGGACTTCCGCACGCCGGACCGGTTGCGGCTCGGGATGGCGCCGTTGACCACGTCGTTCGAGGACGTCTGGGCGGGCTTCGATGCCATCCGCGAGATCACTCATCAGCGCGAGTACGAGCGCTACCCCGCCGAACGGGCCCGCGTCACCTGA
- a CDS encoding acyl-CoA thioesterase has product MVFETEVPLRWGDMDAYGHVNNATFVTYLEQARVNAFESRPGERTGAEMLGTGIVVVEHQIRYRRQVPFSTRPLRVRLWVEDVRAAYYITAYELWNGSGDEPELAATATTKLAPINFGTGRPRRFTTAEREYLLSFEPPGGRE; this is encoded by the coding sequence GTGGTCTTCGAGACCGAGGTGCCGCTGCGCTGGGGCGACATGGACGCCTACGGGCACGTCAACAACGCGACGTTCGTGACGTACCTCGAGCAGGCCCGCGTCAACGCCTTCGAGTCGCGGCCGGGGGAGCGCACCGGCGCGGAGATGCTCGGGACCGGCATCGTGGTCGTCGAGCACCAGATCCGCTACCGGCGTCAGGTGCCGTTCTCCACCCGGCCGCTGCGCGTGCGGCTGTGGGTGGAGGACGTGCGCGCGGCGTACTACATCACCGCGTACGAGCTGTGGAACGGCTCGGGTGACGAGCCGGAGCTGGCGGCCACCGCAACGACGAAGCTCGCGCCGATCAACTTCGGCACCGGCCGCCCGCGCCGGTTCACCACCGCCGAGCGCGAGTATCTGCTGTCGTTCGAGCCGCCCGGCGGCCGCGAATGA
- a CDS encoding AAA family ATPase gives MAALSNRPLLSTSADRSLVVERSAELDVVEDAARRALNVLLVGEPGSGATTTLHQLLRRLPREHACYPRFVNAATLDSAEDLLHESLGELVPGMAVVGGASAYARFARFAEAPSDVVVLVDNAPLSLLLDAFGRHRDEMWQVPVPWVVTCHQQDHATLAASPAADFFDVVIELGPLTDVQAASLLRRRTTKDELSGHALRIAVDSANGNPRALVRAARRIVLEGVDPDDLQRASYLRRELARSLSRPAAMLLDELVERGPSSASDVGLQAATGWTRSRLVQVFNELERAGAVSSEEHSDGRSGRPRKVFRSRY, from the coding sequence GTGGCCGCACTCTCCAACCGCCCGCTGCTGTCCACCTCGGCCGACCGCAGCCTGGTGGTCGAGCGCAGTGCCGAGCTCGACGTCGTCGAGGACGCGGCGCGGCGCGCACTGAACGTCCTGCTCGTCGGAGAGCCGGGATCCGGCGCCACCACGACCCTGCACCAGCTGCTTCGGCGCCTGCCCCGCGAGCACGCCTGCTACCCGCGCTTCGTCAACGCGGCGACCCTCGATTCGGCCGAGGATCTGCTGCACGAGTCGCTCGGAGAGCTGGTGCCCGGCATGGCCGTGGTGGGCGGGGCGTCGGCGTACGCGCGGTTCGCGCGGTTCGCCGAGGCGCCGTCCGACGTCGTCGTTCTGGTGGACAACGCACCGCTGTCGCTGCTGCTCGACGCCTTCGGCCGGCACCGCGACGAGATGTGGCAGGTGCCGGTGCCGTGGGTCGTGACGTGCCACCAGCAGGACCACGCCACGCTCGCCGCATCACCGGCCGCCGACTTCTTCGACGTGGTCATCGAGCTCGGCCCGCTGACCGACGTGCAGGCGGCGAGCCTGCTGCGCCGCCGTACGACCAAGGACGAGCTGAGCGGCCACGCGCTGCGCATCGCGGTCGACTCGGCGAACGGCAACCCGCGGGCCCTCGTGCGGGCGGCCCGGCGCATCGTGCTCGAGGGCGTGGACCCGGACGACCTCCAGCGAGCGTCGTACCTGCGGCGCGAGCTGGCCCGGAGCCTGTCCCGCCCCGCAGCGATGCTGCTCGACGAGCTGGTCGAGCGCGGGCCGTCGAGCGCGTCCGACGTCGGCCTGCAGGCGGCGACCGGTTGGACGCGCTCCCGGCTGGTCCAGGTCTTCAACGAGCTGGAGCGCGCCGGTGCGGTCAGCAGCGAGGAGCACAGCGACGGCCGGTCCGGCCGCCCCCGCAAGGTCTTCCGCTCGCGCTACTAG
- a CDS encoding mechanosensitive ion channel family protein, with amino-acid sequence MTFSDLHALATETLIDANEALVTAGRIAIIVVVAVIARLLMQRAVRRLTQRSIDGKMPVMLSPLRGRARKVVVAATGLGDERRRQRAETIRSVLGSAISILVVTVASILVLGELGINLAPIVASAGIVGVALGFGAQNLVKDYLNGIFMILEDQYGVGDVVDIGEAVGTIEAVGLRTTRVRDVEGVIWYVRNGEILRVANHSQGTASVIVDMPVAHGTDLDLAQAEMRRVLDEMAGADVEKDALLSPPEVLGVQSVSAVGITLRAVLTVSPDERYRVAREAKQRISAAFTTAGISAPAVSFPGADK; translated from the coding sequence GTGACTTTCTCCGACCTGCACGCCCTCGCCACCGAGACCTTGATAGACGCCAACGAGGCGCTGGTGACCGCGGGACGGATCGCGATCATCGTGGTCGTCGCGGTCATCGCCCGGCTGCTGATGCAGCGCGCGGTACGCCGGCTGACCCAGCGGTCGATCGACGGAAAGATGCCGGTGATGCTCAGCCCGCTGCGGGGCCGCGCCCGCAAGGTCGTCGTCGCCGCCACCGGGCTCGGCGACGAGCGTCGCCGGCAGCGGGCCGAGACCATCCGCAGCGTGCTCGGCAGCGCCATCTCGATCCTCGTCGTGACCGTCGCCTCGATCCTGGTCCTCGGCGAGCTCGGCATCAATCTCGCGCCGATCGTGGCCAGCGCGGGCATCGTCGGCGTCGCGCTGGGCTTCGGCGCGCAGAACCTGGTCAAGGACTACCTGAACGGCATCTTCATGATTCTCGAGGACCAGTACGGCGTGGGCGACGTCGTCGACATCGGCGAGGCGGTCGGCACGATCGAGGCGGTCGGGCTGCGCACGACGCGGGTCCGCGATGTCGAGGGCGTCATCTGGTACGTCCGCAACGGCGAGATCCTGCGCGTGGCCAACCACAGCCAGGGCACCGCGAGCGTCATCGTGGACATGCCGGTCGCGCACGGCACCGACCTCGACCTCGCCCAGGCGGAGATGCGCCGCGTCCTCGATGAGATGGCCGGCGCGGACGTCGAGAAAGACGCCCTCCTCTCGCCCCCCGAGGTGCTCGGCGTCCAGTCCGTGAGCGCGGTGGGCATCACCCTGCGGGCCGTGCTGACCGTGAGCCCCGACGAGCGCTACCGTGTCGCGCGAGAAGCCAAGCAGCGGATCTCCGCGGCCTTCACCACGGCAGGCATCTCCGCACCGGCGGTATCCTTCCCCGGAGCGGACAAGTAG
- a CDS encoding acyl carrier protein — MSITADQVRTDVGEYLQLDPEKLTEYALLTEDLGVDSLTAIEMSIELEGRYNIDISDEELAEVSTYGDLEKLVLSKAGQSA, encoded by the coding sequence ATGAGCATCACCGCAGACCAGGTCCGCACGGACGTCGGGGAGTATCTGCAGCTCGACCCCGAGAAGCTGACCGAGTACGCGCTGCTGACCGAGGACCTCGGCGTCGACTCGCTGACCGCGATCGAGATGTCGATCGAGCTGGAGGGGCGCTACAACATCGACATCAGCGACGAGGAGCTCGCGGAGGTCTCGACGTACGGCGACCTCGAGAAGCTCGTGCTGAGCAAGGCGGGGCAGTCGGCATGA
- the ettA gene encoding energy-dependent translational throttle protein EttA — translation MAQYIYSMRKARKAHGDKVILDDVTLAFLPGAKIGVVGPNGAGKSSVLKIMAGVDKPSNGDAILSPGYSVGMLAQEPHLDENLTVRENIDLAVKDMRDTLTKFEEVSAAMGEPDADFDTLLTEQGKLMEKIEHGGGWELDSTIEQAMDALRCPPGDADISNLSGGEKRRVALCKLLLEAPDLLLLDEPTNHLDAESVNWLEQHLEKYAGTVVAVTHDRYFLDNVAQWILELDRGRALAYEGNYSTYLEKKQSRLKVEGQKDAKRQKRLAEELEWVRSNAKGRQAKSKARLARYEEMAAEAEKTRKLDFEEIQIPPGPRLGAVVVEADHLTKGFDERVLIDDLSFSLPRNGIVGVIGPNGAGKTTLFKMIVGDEQPDSGTIKLGETVRLSYVDQSRAGLDPKKNVWEVVSDGLDHIQVGHVEMPSRAYISAFGFKGPDQQKPSGVLSGGERNRLNLALTLKQGGNLILLDEPTNDLDVETLSSLENALLDFPGCVVVTSHDRWFLDRIATHILAYEGDSQWFWFEGNFDAYEKNKVERLGPEAARPHRATYRKLTRG, via the coding sequence GTGGCTCAGTACATCTACTCGATGCGCAAGGCGCGCAAGGCGCACGGCGACAAGGTGATCCTTGACGACGTGACGCTGGCCTTCCTGCCCGGCGCGAAGATCGGCGTCGTCGGCCCCAACGGCGCCGGCAAGTCTTCGGTGCTGAAGATCATGGCGGGCGTCGACAAGCCCTCCAACGGCGACGCCATCCTCTCGCCCGGCTACAGCGTGGGCATGCTCGCGCAGGAGCCGCACCTCGACGAGAACCTCACGGTGCGCGAGAACATCGACCTCGCCGTGAAGGACATGCGCGACACCCTGACGAAGTTCGAGGAGGTCTCGGCCGCCATGGGCGAGCCGGACGCCGACTTCGACACGCTGCTGACCGAGCAGGGCAAGCTGATGGAGAAGATCGAGCACGGCGGCGGCTGGGAGCTCGACTCGACCATCGAGCAGGCCATGGACGCGCTGCGCTGCCCGCCCGGGGACGCCGACATCAGCAACCTCTCCGGTGGTGAGAAGCGCCGCGTCGCGCTGTGCAAGCTGCTGCTGGAGGCGCCGGACCTGCTGCTGCTCGACGAGCCCACCAACCACCTGGACGCCGAGTCCGTGAACTGGCTGGAGCAGCACCTCGAGAAGTACGCCGGCACCGTCGTCGCGGTCACCCACGACCGGTACTTCCTGGACAACGTCGCCCAGTGGATCCTCGAGCTCGACCGCGGGCGCGCCCTGGCCTACGAGGGCAACTACTCCACCTACCTTGAGAAGAAGCAGTCCCGCCTCAAGGTCGAGGGCCAGAAGGACGCCAAGCGCCAGAAGCGGCTCGCCGAGGAGCTCGAGTGGGTGCGCTCGAACGCCAAGGGCCGGCAGGCCAAGAGCAAGGCGCGTCTCGCCCGCTACGAGGAGATGGCCGCCGAGGCGGAGAAGACCCGCAAGCTGGACTTCGAGGAGATCCAGATTCCGCCGGGCCCGCGCCTCGGCGCGGTCGTCGTCGAGGCCGACCACCTGACCAAGGGCTTCGACGAGCGCGTCCTGATCGACGACCTGTCGTTCTCGCTGCCGCGCAACGGCATCGTCGGCGTCATCGGCCCCAACGGCGCGGGCAAGACGACGCTGTTCAAGATGATCGTGGGCGACGAGCAGCCGGACTCCGGCACCATCAAGCTCGGAGAGACCGTGCGGCTGTCGTACGTCGACCAGTCCCGCGCCGGGCTCGACCCGAAGAAGAACGTGTGGGAGGTCGTCTCCGACGGGCTGGACCACATCCAGGTCGGCCACGTCGAGATGCCGTCCCGCGCGTACATCTCGGCGTTCGGCTTCAAGGGCCCCGACCAGCAGAAGCCGTCGGGCGTGCTGTCCGGCGGTGAGCGCAACCGGCTCAATCTCGCGCTCACCCTCAAGCAGGGCGGCAACCTGATCCTGCTCGACGAGCCCACGAACGACCTCGACGTCGAGACGCTGTCGAGCCTGGAGAACGCGCTGCTGGACTTCCCCGGCTGCGTCGTCGTCACCTCCCACGATCGCTGGTTCCTGGACCGCATCGCGACCCACATCCTCGCCTACGAGGGCGACTCGCAGTGGTTCTGGTTCGAGGGCAACTTCGATGCCTACGAGAAGAACAAGGTCGAGCGCCTCGGGCCGGAGGCGGCCCGTCCGCACCGCGCCACCTACCGCAAGCTGACCCGGGGATAG
- a CDS encoding lipopolysaccharide biosynthesis protein: MSPRAPSAATWRALVPVATIISNVLSYVLFLAAARLLDRATYGETLSLLNLVVIATIPSFAMQTVVARRAATDSVGPRLLRVSAAIGVGGAAVIVLGAPLAVEFLHLPGYLGVLGGALCVPPLVMLGVAQGVAQGRRQWRALCSAVLLMGLGRVAGGVVGLIVSPTSSAALLGSAAGLVIAAAMTVRPALRSLHASPVDQGQTVRGLLWETAHAAHAHGVFLVLSSLDLTIARNLLTADQAGWYAAGNVVFRAALWLPQPVATLLFPALSDHLRHRIAARHGLLAVGGLVAGTIGGCAVFGGLIATIVGGSKFPDLGPALWLFAVAGGALALTQFCIYAGLAVLRRGRLALVWACIAAEVVAAYVLDLTTTPHRLIVTVSVIVASTAVVGMAITLTTRPAPREPGRAAVVGQIGPRTIEPL, translated from the coding sequence ATGAGTCCCCGCGCCCCCTCCGCCGCCACCTGGCGTGCGCTCGTGCCGGTCGCGACGATCATCAGCAACGTACTGTCCTACGTGCTGTTCCTCGCGGCGGCGCGGCTGCTGGATCGGGCCACGTACGGCGAGACGCTGTCGCTGCTCAACCTCGTGGTGATCGCGACCATCCCGAGCTTCGCGATGCAGACCGTGGTCGCGCGGCGCGCGGCCACCGACAGCGTCGGGCCGCGGCTGCTGCGGGTGTCGGCCGCCATCGGCGTGGGCGGGGCCGCCGTCATCGTGCTGGGCGCTCCCCTGGCGGTCGAGTTCCTGCATCTGCCCGGCTACCTGGGCGTCCTCGGCGGCGCCCTGTGCGTCCCTCCGCTGGTGATGCTGGGCGTCGCCCAGGGCGTCGCGCAGGGCCGCCGGCAGTGGCGGGCGTTGTGCAGCGCGGTGCTGCTGATGGGCCTCGGACGGGTCGCCGGCGGCGTCGTGGGGCTGATCGTCTCGCCGACGTCGTCCGCGGCGCTGCTGGGCAGCGCGGCCGGCCTGGTGATCGCGGCCGCCATGACCGTGCGCCCGGCGCTGCGCTCGCTGCACGCCTCGCCGGTCGACCAGGGGCAGACGGTCCGCGGGCTGCTGTGGGAGACGGCGCACGCCGCGCACGCCCACGGCGTGTTCCTGGTGCTCTCCAGCCTCGACCTGACGATCGCGCGCAACCTGCTGACCGCTGACCAGGCCGGCTGGTACGCCGCCGGGAACGTGGTCTTCCGGGCGGCGCTGTGGCTGCCGCAACCGGTCGCCACGCTGCTGTTCCCGGCGCTGTCGGACCACCTGCGGCACCGCATCGCCGCCCGTCACGGGCTGCTCGCGGTAGGCGGTCTGGTCGCGGGAACCATCGGTGGCTGCGCAGTCTTCGGAGGGCTGATCGCCACGATCGTCGGCGGGAGCAAGTTCCCCGACCTCGGGCCGGCCCTCTGGCTCTTCGCGGTGGCCGGCGGGGCGCTCGCGCTCACCCAGTTCTGCATCTACGCCGGGCTCGCCGTGCTGCGCCGCGGCCGGCTGGCGCTCGTGTGGGCGTGCATCGCGGCGGAGGTGGTGGCGGCGTACGTGCTGGACCTGACCACCACACCGCACCGGTTGATCGTCACGGTCTCGGTGATCGTCGCCAGCACCGCGGTCGTCGGGATGGCGATCACGCTGACGACCCGGCCGGCTCCTCGTGAGCCCGGCCGGGCCGCCGTCGTCGGTCAGATCGGGCCGAGGACGATCGAGCCGTTGTGA
- a CDS encoding globin, with protein sequence MTTRAQRHGSFYEQIGGHETFVRLVRRFYEGVAADAELRPMYPEDDLGPAEVRLRMFLEQYWGGPATYSEQRGHPRLRMRHVPFRIGPHERDLWLRHMRDAVDSLELDPEDDKRLWDYLSMAAHSMVNTEPIRR encoded by the coding sequence GTGACCACCAGAGCACAACGCCACGGCTCGTTCTACGAACAGATCGGCGGGCACGAGACGTTCGTCCGGCTGGTACGGCGCTTCTACGAGGGAGTCGCCGCCGACGCCGAGCTCCGGCCGATGTATCCCGAGGACGACCTCGGGCCTGCGGAAGTGCGGCTGCGGATGTTCCTCGAGCAGTACTGGGGCGGCCCCGCCACCTACTCCGAGCAGCGTGGCCACCCGCGCCTGCGGATGCGGCACGTGCCGTTCAGGATCGGGCCGCACGAGCGAGACCTGTGGCTGCGTCACATGCGGGACGCCGTCGACTCCCTCGAGCTCGATCCGGAGGACGACAAGCGGCTCTGGGACTATCTCAGCATGGCCGCGCACAGCATGGTGAACACCGAGCCGATCCGCCGCTAG